TACCAATGCTTACGCAATTATAACAAAGCTCTGGAATATTATAATGAAGCTTCACGATTAGAAGAAGACAATCCGCAGGTCATTATGAATATTGCCAATTGTTATCTCAACCTGGAAGATTATAAAAAAGCGCTTAATTATTATTATAAAATTGAATTTTCATTTAAGGAAAACACCGGCATATACAGGCCAATAGCATGGTGTCTTTTTGTTCTTGGCGATTTAAAAAAATCAGAGGAATATTTTCTGAAACTCATCGAATATTCCTTGGCCAATCCTTATGATTATATGAACTACGGGCATGTTCTCTGGGCAAAAGGCCAAAGAGAAGAAGCATCGGTATATTATTTGAAAAGCCTCGACAGCATGGGAAACAACTTCAGTAGATTTACCAACAGCCTGAATGCCGATTCTCAGCACTTAATAAGATACAACATTCCTAAGGAAGAAATTCAACTGATGCTCGATTACCTCAGCTTTATGCTTGAGAATAATTAATGTGCCTGTATGAACTTATTATTTTATTTTTGCAGCAAAACAAAAAAAAATGTTATGTTTAAAGTAAATGAATATTTCGGGGGCAAAGTAACATCTCTTTCTTTTGAAACTCCCGAAGGAAAAGCTACAGTTGGCGTTATTGCTGAAGGGGAATACGAATTCGGCACATCAACCGTTGAGCACATGACCGTAATTTCCGGTGTTATGCATGCCTTGCTTCCGGGTGAAACGGAATGGAAAGAATACAAAGAGTTTGATACTTTTATTGTAGCGAAAGACGTAAAATTTAAGATGAAAGTTAAGGGCGATACAGCATATCGTTGCCTGTACAGATAGTAAGACAGGTAAAGCAGTGAACAACCCTGTTAAAATTTCAGGGTAAGTTTTACCCCTCCTGATAAATTTTTAATATGGTTGTAAGCTGTCGAGTTCATGGTGGGTTCAATGCGCATACTCAGGTCGTTTGAGATGTCGAATTTGTAAAGGTGCCCGTCAACAGCGGCATCAACAATGTTG
This is a stretch of genomic DNA from Bacteroidales bacterium. It encodes these proteins:
- a CDS encoding pyrimidine/purine nucleoside phosphorylase, with protein sequence MFKVNEYFGGKVTSLSFETPEGKATVGVIAEGEYEFGTSTVEHMTVISGVMHALLPGETEWKEYKEFDTFIVAKDVKFKMKVKGDTAYRCLYR